A single region of the Oleispira antarctica RB-8 genome encodes:
- the mraW gene encoding Putative S-adenosyl-methyltransferase MraW — protein sequence MAKRSRTKLSKTERQQAEQQQAEQKKDQIELGVGEQQDHFTVLLHETVEGCVVDPDGIYVDGTFGRGGHSELLLSKLSEHGRLFGIDKDPLAIETGKALELKDSRFQIINASFAELQEQLQARGIQKIDGLLLDLGVSSPQLDDAERGFSFMRDGPLDMRMDPTSGISAEEWIAKVSAEELARVMKEYGEERFAKRMANAVVRERELQHINRTVQLAEILKEANPAWEKFKHPATRAFQGIRIHLNNELSDLEKILDQSVDVLKVGGRLAVISFHSLEDRIVKRFIRRQEQGRPIPRGLPVLDDDLGKTMKKMSKAIKPKANEIGGNVRARSAVLRIAERIEGERG from the coding sequence ATGGCCAAACGTAGCAGAACAAAGTTGAGTAAGACTGAGCGCCAACAAGCTGAGCAACAACAAGCCGAGCAAAAGAAAGATCAGATTGAATTGGGTGTTGGAGAACAACAAGACCATTTTACGGTGCTATTGCATGAAACCGTAGAAGGATGTGTGGTTGATCCTGACGGTATTTATGTAGACGGTACTTTTGGCCGTGGTGGTCACAGCGAGCTGCTATTAAGCAAGCTATCTGAGCACGGTCGTTTATTTGGCATTGATAAAGATCCGTTGGCGATTGAAACGGGTAAAGCGTTAGAGCTAAAAGATTCACGTTTCCAAATTATTAATGCCAGCTTTGCTGAGTTGCAAGAGCAGTTACAAGCACGTGGTATTCAAAAGATAGATGGTTTGTTATTGGACCTAGGGGTTTCTTCCCCGCAGTTGGATGATGCCGAGCGTGGTTTTAGTTTTATGCGCGATGGCCCATTAGATATGCGTATGGATCCTACTTCTGGCATCAGTGCAGAAGAGTGGATTGCCAAAGTGAGCGCCGAAGAATTAGCGCGTGTGATGAAAGAATATGGTGAAGAGCGATTTGCTAAACGTATGGCCAATGCCGTTGTGCGTGAACGTGAATTACAGCACATCAATCGTACGGTGCAGTTGGCTGAGATTTTAAAAGAAGCGAACCCCGCTTGGGAAAAGTTTAAGCACCCAGCAACGCGTGCTTTCCAAGGGATTCGTATACACCTGAATAATGAGTTAAGTGATTTAGAGAAAATTCTAGATCAATCAGTCGATGTGTTAAAAGTTGGCGGTCGTTTGGCTGTGATTAGTTTTCACTCATTAGAAGATCGTATCGTGAAGCGTTTTATCCGTCGCCAGGAGCAGGGCCGTCCTATTCCAAGAGGTTTGCCTGTGTTAGACGATGACTTGGGTAAAACCATGAAAAAAATGAGTAAAGCTATTAAGCCAAAAGCGAATGAAATTGGCGGTAATGTGCGTGCACGTAGTGCTGTTTTGCGTATAGCAGAGCGTATTGAAGGCGAGCGAGGCTAG
- the mraZ gene encoding Protein MraZ has protein sequence MFRGLSAVNLDAKGRLAIPMKYRQMLVDLCAGRLVATIDTEERCLLIYPLHEWEVIQAKIEALPSFNPSARRIQRLLIGHATDIDVDANGRILLSQPLREYAQLEKETILLGQGKKLELWSKDLWNSRRDDYIAEVNAPEVLPDELLNLSL, from the coding sequence GTGTTTCGTGGACTCAGTGCGGTTAATTTAGATGCTAAAGGAAGGCTAGCGATCCCGATGAAATATCGGCAGATGCTAGTGGATCTTTGTGCTGGGCGTCTAGTTGCCACAATTGATACCGAAGAACGCTGTTTATTAATCTACCCACTGCATGAGTGGGAGGTGATTCAAGCAAAAATTGAAGCGCTGCCCAGCTTTAACCCTAGCGCACGAAGAATTCAAAGATTATTGATTGGTCATGCTACCGATATTGACGTAGATGCCAATGGACGAATTTTATTGTCTCAGCCGTTGCGCGAATATGCGCAGTTAGAAAAAGAAACTATTTTGCTGGGACAAGGTAAAAAATTAGAGCTGTGGAGTAAAGATCTGTGGAATAGCCGTCGTGATGATTACATCGCTGAGGTGAATGCCCCGGAAGTCCTTCCAGATGAACTACTAAATCTTTCTTTATAA
- the ftsL gene encoding Cell division protein FtsL precusor, putative, which produces MMPEAKQNSLIVLAWLVVIVCATLQVAATHWHRQLVSDWQVSEHKRLGLEQDYGRLLLEQSALTAHGRVERIAKDKLNMIEALDVQVIRSGR; this is translated from the coding sequence ATGATGCCGGAAGCCAAACAAAATTCGTTGATAGTTTTAGCATGGCTAGTCGTTATTGTGTGCGCCACTCTGCAGGTGGCGGCAACGCATTGGCATAGGCAGTTGGTTTCAGATTGGCAAGTCTCTGAGCATAAGCGTTTAGGTTTAGAACAAGATTATGGTCGCTTACTGTTAGAGCAAAGTGCGCTAACAGCTCATGGTCGAGTTGAACGCATTGCAAAAGATAAATTGAACATGATTGAAGCGTTGGATGTGCAGGTCATTCGCAGCGGTCGCTAA